Proteins from a single region of Trichocoleus desertorum ATA4-8-CV12:
- the surE gene encoding 5'/3'-nucleotidase SurE codes for MTLILTNDDGIDAPGIRALQKAVNGAGVVVAPKLEWSGCGHRVTTTTPIHIEQRSPAEYAIGGTPADCVRVGISHLFPKVQFVLSGINAGGNLGADVYISGTVAAVREAALHGIPGVAISHYRKGRRPVDWDRAARWTAQVLVELHQRPLELGRFWNVNLPHLEPSDPDPEMVFCDSCKQPLPIDYGVEGDSLIYKGEYSKRDRTPGSDVDVCFSGKIAITQLHL; via the coding sequence ATGACTCTAATTCTCACCAATGATGACGGTATCGATGCCCCTGGAATCCGAGCGTTGCAAAAGGCAGTGAATGGAGCAGGGGTAGTTGTGGCCCCCAAACTGGAGTGGTCTGGCTGTGGGCATCGGGTCACGACTACCACTCCGATTCACATCGAGCAGCGATCGCCCGCCGAGTATGCGATCGGAGGCACCCCTGCCGATTGTGTCCGTGTCGGCATCAGTCATCTCTTTCCCAAAGTCCAGTTTGTCCTCTCTGGAATCAATGCTGGGGGAAACTTGGGCGCAGATGTCTATATTTCTGGAACCGTTGCCGCCGTCAGAGAAGCAGCACTACACGGAATTCCAGGGGTTGCCATATCTCATTACCGCAAAGGTAGACGCCCTGTGGACTGGGATAGAGCCGCTCGTTGGACTGCCCAAGTCTTGGTAGAGCTGCATCAACGCCCCCTAGAACTGGGTAGATTTTGGAATGTCAATCTCCCTCATCTAGAACCAAGTGATCCTGATCCAGAAATGGTGTTTTGTGATTCCTGCAAGCAACCCTTACCCATTGACTATGGGGTCGAAGGAGATTCTCTGATTTATAAAGGAGAATACTCGAAGCGCGATCGCACCCCCGGAAGCGATGTGGATGTTTGTTTCTCTGGCAAAATTGCCATAACTCAACTCCACCTATAA
- a CDS encoding sensor histidine kinase, with protein sequence MDFSQSLANKRDTIVQNWIDAVHQDRQIPAADELPRSAIRDHLPEVLVAMVSVLSHSQDSDIQFIVCRSLAHGTLRAAQGFAPNEIAREYHLLRRVIFSTLEIDFLEGTVPEVMRVYNLIDTTIDEAITQCFNSYVEERLCELQQLQSQAELTNQELTRLVKANQDNLSQLAHELKNPLNSIIGYSELVLRASRKAPEPRDATPHLEHIEQVLRNGRRLLRLINDALEISRYEAGKMELHLEATEVRYIVKDVVEMLTPLADTKSLEVVVDCDRAPETILTDPLRLQQILTNLLSNAIRYTESGTIWLTCQTLGDRQWSLVVKDTGIGISPEEQLLVFDPFYRAENNNVHVPDSTGLGLAIVLQLVNLMQGKISLASEVGVGSTFTVILPLEVKTQIT encoded by the coding sequence ATGGATTTTAGTCAATCGCTAGCCAACAAACGAGACACCATTGTCCAGAACTGGATCGATGCAGTTCACCAGGATCGACAGATTCCAGCGGCTGATGAGTTGCCACGCTCGGCGATTCGGGATCATCTGCCTGAAGTGCTCGTTGCAATGGTCAGTGTGCTCTCCCATTCTCAAGACAGTGATATTCAATTTATTGTCTGCAGAAGTTTGGCGCATGGGACTTTGCGGGCGGCTCAAGGTTTTGCACCCAACGAGATTGCCCGAGAGTATCACCTCTTACGGCGGGTCATTTTTTCGACTCTAGAGATTGATTTCCTAGAGGGGACGGTGCCGGAAGTGATGCGAGTCTACAACTTGATTGACACGACCATTGATGAAGCGATTACCCAGTGCTTTAACAGCTATGTGGAGGAACGCTTGTGTGAGTTGCAGCAACTCCAAAGCCAAGCAGAACTGACTAATCAGGAATTAACTCGCTTAGTGAAGGCTAATCAAGATAATCTGTCGCAGTTAGCTCATGAGCTGAAAAATCCCCTCAACTCCATCATTGGATACTCAGAGCTGGTTTTGCGGGCTTCTCGGAAAGCTCCTGAGCCGCGAGATGCCACGCCTCACTTAGAGCACATTGAACAAGTGCTACGCAATGGTAGGCGACTACTGCGCTTAATCAATGATGCCCTAGAAATTTCCCGCTATGAGGCAGGGAAGATGGAGTTGCATTTAGAAGCAACGGAGGTGCGTTACATCGTCAAGGATGTGGTGGAGATGCTCACTCCTCTAGCGGATACCAAATCCTTAGAGGTTGTGGTTGATTGCGATCGCGCCCCCGAAACAATACTCACAGATCCGCTGCGCCTACAGCAAATTCTCACCAACCTCTTGAGTAATGCGATTCGCTATACTGAGTCGGGCACCATTTGGCTCACCTGCCAGACCTTAGGCGATCGCCAATGGTCGCTTGTCGTCAAGGACACAGGGATTGGGATTTCTCCAGAAGAACAGTTGCTAGTCTTTGATCCCTTTTATCGAGCTGAGAACAACAACGTGCATGTCCCGGACAGTACTGGTTTAGGTTTGGCGATCGTCTTACAGCTCGTTAATCTGATGCAAGGTAAGATTTCGCTGGCATCAGAGGTTGGAGTCGGATCTACCTTCACTGTAATTTTGCCCCTAGAGGTCAAAACCCAGATAACCTAA
- a CDS encoding response regulator, whose protein sequence is MSFAQAHRQNKRILIVDDIADNLSLLEAILLEEGFEVDSAKSGKAALAILESSIPDLALIDAMMPGMDGYELTRRIRQDQSLPFIPVILITASEDASAPEGLDLGANDFIRKPIEYDELIARINAFLRLKDTMSPAQ, encoded by the coding sequence ATGTCTTTTGCTCAAGCTCATCGCCAAAATAAACGCATCTTGATTGTCGATGACATTGCTGATAATTTATCTCTTTTAGAAGCAATTTTGCTCGAAGAGGGGTTTGAAGTTGATAGCGCGAAAAGTGGTAAAGCCGCATTAGCGATACTTGAATCTTCTATCCCAGATCTAGCGCTGATTGACGCCATGATGCCTGGTATGGATGGCTACGAATTGACTCGGCGGATTCGGCAAGATCAGAGCCTACCGTTTATCCCTGTGATTCTAATTACAGCGTCTGAAGATGCTAGCGCTCCAGAAGGATTGGACTTAGGAGCGAATGATTTCATCCGCAAACCGATCGAGTATGACGAGTTAATAGCAAGAATTAACGCATTTTTGCGTTTGAAAGACACCATGAGTCCTGCGCAATAG
- a CDS encoding pentapeptide repeat-containing protein, protein MRAANLKGANLSGAELAEADFQQAIYDAATQFPLEFDPAAQGAYYEDELVSA, encoded by the coding sequence CTGAGAGCAGCCAACTTAAAAGGAGCTAATTTATCGGGTGCTGAGTTAGCGGAGGCAGATTTTCAGCAAGCCATCTATGATGCAGCCACCCAGTTTCCACTCGAATTTGATCCAGCCGCCCAGGGAGCATACTACGAGGACGAGCTAGTCTCGGCTTGA
- a CDS encoding transposase has translation MRIAYQYRLRPNTAQQAMMEDWLERLRRQYNYRLAERFNWWEQNRCDVNACPLLCYLPELKDQPDFYSQKRDLVNSKALFPEYGAIHSQVLQNCVERVKKTFERWLKGDSNGHRSGKPRFQGQGRYRSFTLPQIKPDCGDGKFVTLPKLGKVKLIQHRPLPDGFKIKTATVTHKADGWYVTLSLEDASIPVFSPDDPVMENTIGIDVGLKSFLVDDSAKEVVIPQPYRKSEKRLKRLQRSLSRKQKGSNRRKKAIKRVSRAHLKVANQRKDFHYKTAKKLLSQGKHVAHEKLNIKGLAKSRLAKSISDAGWGQFLAILSIKAERAGLMTVAVNPSGTSQNCSGCGTKVPKTLKDRLHACPECGLTIDRDHNAAINIKHLAVGHCVNKAQVTSHAIAGVTEKPTFYADA, from the coding sequence ATGAGGATTGCGTACCAGTATCGCTTACGCCCAAACACAGCCCAGCAAGCCATGATGGAGGACTGGCTGGAACGATTGCGTCGGCAATATAACTACAGGCTGGCTGAGCGGTTCAACTGGTGGGAGCAAAATCGCTGTGATGTGAATGCTTGCCCCCTACTCTGCTACTTACCTGAGCTGAAGGATCAACCTGATTTCTACAGCCAAAAACGTGACTTGGTGAACAGCAAGGCTTTATTTCCTGAGTATGGAGCCATTCACTCACAGGTGCTTCAAAACTGTGTGGAGCGAGTCAAAAAGACGTTTGAGCGGTGGCTGAAGGGGGATAGCAATGGCCACAGGTCAGGCAAGCCACGATTCCAGGGTCAAGGCCGCTACAGGTCATTTACCTTGCCGCAGATCAAGCCAGACTGTGGGGATGGCAAGTTCGTCACACTGCCGAAACTGGGCAAGGTTAAGCTGATTCAGCATCGCCCCTTACCCGATGGATTCAAGATTAAAACTGCCACTGTTACCCACAAGGCTGACGGGTGGTATGTGACGTTAAGCCTTGAAGATGCTTCTATACCTGTCTTCTCGCCCGACGATCCAGTGATGGAAAACACCATCGGGATTGATGTCGGCTTGAAGTCGTTTCTGGTCGATGATTCAGCCAAAGAAGTAGTCATCCCTCAGCCCTACCGTAAATCAGAGAAGCGCCTGAAGCGGTTGCAGCGATCGCTCTCCCGCAAGCAGAAAGGTTCTAACCGTCGCAAGAAAGCAATTAAGCGGGTTTCCAGGGCACATCTAAAAGTCGCCAATCAACGCAAAGACTTTCACTACAAGACCGCCAAAAAGCTTTTGTCTCAAGGGAAACACGTCGCACATGAAAAGCTGAATATCAAGGGGCTGGCTAAGTCGAGACTGGCAAAGTCAATCAGCGATGCTGGGTGGGGTCAATTCCTCGCAATTCTCTCAATCAAGGCTGAAAGAGCCGGGTTGATGACAGTTGCAGTGAATCCCAGCGGCACCTCTCAGAACTGCTCTGGATGCGGTACAAAAGTTCCAAAAACACTAAAGGACAGACTTCACGCCTGTCCTGAGTGTGGGTTAACGATTGACCGTGACCATAATGCAGCTATCAATATTAAGCACTTGGCGGTAGGGCATTGCGTCAATAAAGCTCAGGTAACGTCCCATGCAATCGCAGGAGTCACTGAGAAGCCCACATTCTATGCTGACGCATAG
- a CDS encoding KGG domain-containing protein — MANKKEEKGKQGFASMDEKKQREIASMGGKAAHEKGTAHEFTPEEAREAGRKGGEVVSQDRDHMAEIGREGGRNSHKNR, encoded by the coding sequence ATGGCAAACAAGAAGGAAGAAAAAGGCAAACAGGGCTTTGCCTCCATGGACGAAAAGAAGCAGCGCGAGATTGCCAGCATGGGTGGAAAAGCGGCCCATGAAAAAGGAACTGCTCATGAATTTACTCCTGAAGAAGCCAGAGAAGCAGGCCGTAAAGGTGGCGAAGTTGTAAGCCAAGACCGCGATCACATGGCAGAGATTGGTCGAGAGGGTGGTCGTAATAGCCACAAAAATCGCTAG
- a CDS encoding TPM domain-containing protein has protein sequence MRQFFIHIRRWSASLQRLVLSLVLMTLAVQLVALPAIATGIYEMPSSPPDALLLDQADVVSRLNEGKITKELEDLSKQTGNEVRLVIIRRLDYDENPGGFTNKLFEKWFPTPEVQANQTLLVLDKVTNQSAIRTGDQVKTVMSDAIAESVAQETLLVPLVQGDNYNQAFLDTSDRLVAVLSGRPDPGPPQVVDNVRTEGTFATAEQTEQERGSAMVWVIGLLVAATVIPMATYYFYLYLQSQA, from the coding sequence ATGAGACAGTTCTTCATTCACATTCGCCGTTGGAGTGCCTCGCTTCAACGATTGGTTCTATCCCTAGTGCTAATGACGTTGGCTGTGCAATTAGTGGCCTTACCCGCGATCGCCACTGGAATTTATGAGATGCCCAGTTCACCTCCAGACGCACTATTGCTGGATCAAGCTGATGTAGTCAGTCGCCTGAATGAAGGCAAAATTACGAAAGAGCTAGAAGATTTATCGAAGCAAACGGGGAACGAGGTTCGACTAGTGATTATCCGTCGCCTCGACTACGACGAGAACCCAGGAGGGTTTACAAACAAGCTGTTTGAAAAGTGGTTTCCGACCCCTGAGGTTCAAGCTAATCAAACATTGCTGGTGCTAGATAAGGTGACAAATCAATCGGCGATTCGTACGGGCGACCAAGTAAAAACGGTAATGTCAGATGCGATCGCTGAAAGTGTGGCTCAAGAAACGCTCTTGGTGCCTCTAGTGCAGGGTGATAATTATAACCAGGCATTTTTGGATACTAGCGATCGCTTGGTAGCAGTACTATCGGGACGACCTGATCCGGGACCTCCCCAGGTGGTAGATAATGTGCGGACAGAAGGTACATTTGCCACTGCGGAGCAGACGGAGCAAGAGCGTGGTAGTGCAATGGTTTGGGTGATCGGCTTGTTGGTTGCCGCAACTGTGATTCCGATGGCAACTTACTATTTCTATCTATATTTGCAATCTCAGGCTTAG
- a CDS encoding metallophosphoesterase, whose protein sequence is MKFVSDPPIAVKIRQMQQRVRWQDPLVLERGIDQTRLAIADSGSEDTEFSFMVVGDSGSGQHRGHNPQRRVAEQMLEQQDCRFVLHTGDVIYLVGSSEYYLKNFIEPYREFLVGGERPEKIPYDRMVFNLPFLPTPGNHDYYDLPLGLGLLVQATLPFRRLLQSHLDFDMGWRGSGQGKVYAHAFLDCLNRLGTPQAIAQHLDHHYTEKTETGLCLRYEPKEFTRLPNRYYTFRYGGVDFFALDSNTFNVPLPLPKTGEGEAYRQALEKQRNELEQQNQQILATSTTLKPDQPEQAEQLDDLRTKLEQLEEAKLDIEKQLAADSTTVVDHEQLNWLKQRLVESWHTDSVRGRVIYFHHPPYVTEATKWYQGQTLAIRHRLRQVLDAVAAEIGAGDALTETLRDRPLVDLVLNGHAHCLEYLRTLNTGHADSHLNWIVCGGSGFSLRRQRTEGPELREPIGTVVNNDEHLVARSLLYVGRTGLGTQKRRPYSFLRIDIKEGKPLKFVIRPFVSEWAQRQWKNYAIEPFTI, encoded by the coding sequence ATGAAATTTGTTTCTGATCCCCCGATCGCCGTCAAGATTCGCCAAATGCAACAGCGAGTTCGGTGGCAAGACCCACTGGTGCTAGAGCGAGGCATTGACCAAACTCGGCTAGCGATCGCAGATAGTGGATCGGAGGATACAGAGTTTTCTTTTATGGTGGTAGGGGATAGTGGCTCTGGGCAGCATCGCGGGCATAACCCCCAGCGGCGAGTGGCGGAGCAGATGCTGGAGCAGCAAGATTGCCGTTTTGTACTGCATACAGGCGATGTGATCTATTTAGTCGGCTCTAGCGAGTATTATCTGAAAAATTTCATTGAGCCGTATCGTGAGTTTTTAGTCGGGGGGGAGCGACCGGAAAAGATTCCTTACGATCGCATGGTGTTCAATCTCCCTTTTCTCCCTACTCCTGGCAATCACGATTATTATGATCTCCCGTTAGGCTTGGGCCTACTGGTACAGGCAACCCTACCCTTTCGTCGCTTACTACAATCGCACTTAGACTTTGATATGGGTTGGCGGGGTTCTGGGCAAGGCAAGGTGTATGCCCACGCCTTTTTAGACTGCTTAAACCGACTGGGTACGCCTCAAGCGATCGCCCAACATTTGGATCATCATTATACCGAGAAAACAGAGACAGGCTTATGTCTACGTTATGAGCCTAAAGAATTTACACGGCTACCCAATCGCTATTACACCTTCCGTTATGGCGGTGTTGATTTCTTTGCGCTCGACTCTAATACATTTAATGTGCCGCTACCGTTACCTAAGACAGGGGAAGGAGAAGCTTATCGCCAAGCGCTAGAAAAACAACGAAATGAATTAGAGCAGCAAAACCAGCAAATATTGGCTACTTCTACGACACTAAAGCCCGATCAACCAGAACAAGCTGAGCAGCTAGATGATCTGCGTACCAAGCTAGAGCAATTGGAAGAAGCCAAGTTGGATATTGAAAAACAATTAGCGGCAGATAGCACGACTGTCGTGGACCATGAGCAACTGAATTGGTTGAAGCAACGATTGGTTGAGTCTTGGCACACAGACTCAGTGCGAGGGCGTGTAATCTACTTTCATCATCCCCCCTATGTGACAGAAGCGACTAAATGGTACCAAGGGCAGACATTAGCCATTCGTCATCGCCTACGCCAAGTCTTAGATGCAGTGGCGGCTGAGATTGGTGCAGGAGATGCCTTAACAGAAACTCTGCGCGATCGCCCCTTGGTAGATTTAGTTCTCAACGGCCATGCTCACTGTCTAGAATATCTCCGCACGCTCAATACAGGTCATGCCGATTCGCATCTTAACTGGATTGTATGTGGTGGTAGCGGCTTTAGTTTGCGTCGCCAAAGAACGGAAGGGCCAGAATTGCGAGAACCGATTGGCACTGTGGTCAACAATGATGAGCACCTAGTTGCGCGATCGCTCCTCTATGTAGGACGTACCGGATTAGGCACTCAAAAGCGCCGCCCTTACTCGTTTTTGCGGATCGATATCAAAGAAGGTAAGCCGCTTAAATTTGTGATTCGGCCCTTTGTGTCGGAGTGGGCGCAACGGCAATGGAAGAACTACGCGATCGAGCCTTTCACGATTTAA
- a CDS encoding DUF2993 domain-containing protein encodes MSEEPRLEEQVLAQVMEAGLASQLDAVEAIAVDVHTDLGKIVQGQATEVSVTGQGLVIEPNIRVQQLDVHTHGVKINPLSLLLGKVKLERPVDTAMRVVMTEADLNQTLNSDAIHKYLSPWELDVEGEIVTVELQQPMEIRLLNGGKIQFAGNLLCRENHQEQRSQFSAVILPRTNDRPVLLEEFRCHPGQGLPFSLTFVFFQKLKELLEVPYFEWQGIVCQIQHLEVQPGNLVLQLEAHVYQIPSAGTDAL; translated from the coding sequence ATGTCAGAAGAACCGCGTCTAGAAGAACAAGTCCTGGCTCAAGTCATGGAAGCAGGTTTGGCGAGCCAATTGGATGCCGTGGAAGCGATCGCAGTAGATGTGCATACTGACCTAGGAAAAATCGTACAGGGACAAGCCACCGAAGTCTCCGTGACAGGTCAGGGATTGGTAATCGAACCTAACATCCGGGTGCAACAGCTAGACGTGCATACCCACGGAGTCAAAATCAACCCGCTGAGCCTTTTATTAGGAAAAGTGAAGCTAGAGCGTCCTGTAGATACAGCGATGCGAGTAGTCATGACAGAAGCGGATCTTAACCAAACGCTAAACTCAGATGCTATCCACAAATACCTATCTCCTTGGGAACTGGATGTCGAAGGTGAAATTGTGACTGTGGAATTGCAGCAGCCAATGGAGATCCGGTTGTTGAACGGTGGCAAGATCCAATTTGCGGGAAACTTATTGTGCAGAGAGAACCATCAAGAGCAGCGCAGCCAATTTTCGGCTGTAATCTTGCCTAGAACTAACGATCGCCCTGTTTTACTAGAAGAATTTCGCTGTCATCCCGGTCAAGGTCTACCCTTCAGCCTCACCTTTGTCTTCTTTCAAAAGCTCAAGGAGCTGCTAGAGGTGCCTTATTTTGAGTGGCAAGGCATCGTGTGCCAAATTCAACACTTGGAGGTGCAACCAGGTAATCTGGTGTTACAGCTTGAAGCTCATGTCTATCAAATCCCTTCTGCCGGAACCGATGCTCTATGA
- a CDS encoding YqaE/Pmp3 family membrane protein: MKIVRVLAGILVPPLGIFLTVGVGPTLIINILLTLLGWLPGSIHAIWVIFKHDERINRREGVY, encoded by the coding sequence ATGAAAATAGTTCGCGTTCTTGCAGGTATCTTGGTGCCCCCCTTAGGCATCTTCCTCACCGTAGGAGTTGGCCCTACTTTAATCATCAATATTTTGCTCACTCTGTTGGGTTGGTTGCCTGGAAGCATCCATGCAATTTGGGTCATTTTCAAGCATGACGAGCGGATCAACCGTCGGGAAGGCGTTTACTAG
- a CDS encoding phage holin family protein — translation MISNLLTLVATALSLLVVDLAVPGVDIATFPAALIAAIAIGGVNAGVKPVMNVLSLPLNFVTLGGFSIIINGLCFWLASVLVPGFRVDGLIAFLLGPVILSLVSTFMNRYFAERSVDLKTEV, via the coding sequence ATGATTAGTAATCTTTTGACGCTAGTGGCGACTGCACTAAGCTTGCTAGTGGTAGATTTAGCTGTTCCTGGCGTTGATATCGCGACCTTTCCAGCGGCTCTAATTGCGGCGATCGCGATCGGTGGAGTAAACGCAGGCGTCAAGCCCGTTATGAATGTTCTATCTTTGCCTCTGAACTTCGTAACACTAGGAGGCTTCTCGATCATCATCAACGGTCTTTGTTTCTGGCTCGCCTCAGTTTTAGTTCCTGGGTTTAGAGTCGATGGTTTGATTGCCTTCTTGCTAGGCCCTGTGATCTTGTCTCTCGTCAGCACTTTTATGAATCGGTACTTTGCTGAGAGAAGCGTAGATCTCAAAACTGAAGTTTAG
- a CDS encoding lysophospholipase, whose protein sequence is MSRKRWVVLVLALLMIGLAWVGIGAARSGLVVRQIERNNVPMLYLAPQNQARIPGVLIAHGFAGSKQLMLGYGHVLAHAGYGVMLWDFSGHGGSTLPQRDSLQADLQVAYAALLAQPEIDATRLALLGHSMGSGSVMNAGIQQADRFAATVAVSPTGARVTPEAPRNLQLQAGSWEGGFIGNAERLLDRAGGKNENLAAGQGRSLVLIPKAEHITILFRSASHQAALRWLDATFGRQSSSPYIDRRMAWYGLHLLGWLLAIGAVLPGLSQVSNQATKIEVRSPIRRWGSLLVSTLAASGVLPLLSHEANLAALGGVQVGGAVALWFGIAGIFWLGLLTQFPRPTLLALLLGISLFALLWIGFGLMAQFVWLQWWLIPTRLALWPWLALGFLPWFLASGIAQQNIPGGSRVLWWLGQSIALVIGIYLLLQFSPQLGFLYLLLPLFPIFMALFAYVAALLNNTWSYALGCALFFGWAIAAAFPLA, encoded by the coding sequence ATGAGTCGGAAGCGGTGGGTTGTTTTAGTTCTGGCCTTGCTGATGATTGGGCTGGCTTGGGTTGGGATCGGTGCGGCTCGGAGTGGGCTAGTGGTGCGTCAGATAGAGCGAAATAATGTGCCTATGCTTTACCTGGCCCCACAAAATCAGGCTCGTATTCCTGGGGTGCTGATTGCTCATGGTTTTGCTGGTTCTAAACAACTGATGTTGGGCTATGGGCATGTATTAGCGCATGCTGGCTATGGAGTGATGCTGTGGGATTTCTCTGGGCACGGGGGGAGTACCCTGCCTCAGCGCGATTCTTTGCAAGCAGATTTACAGGTGGCTTATGCTGCCCTGCTAGCTCAACCAGAGATAGATGCGACTCGATTGGCACTGTTGGGACACTCGATGGGCAGCGGCTCAGTGATGAATGCTGGCATTCAACAGGCCGATCGCTTTGCCGCCACCGTAGCAGTCTCCCCCACCGGAGCCAGAGTCACACCCGAAGCACCGCGAAACTTACAACTGCAAGCGGGAAGCTGGGAAGGTGGCTTTATTGGCAATGCTGAGCGATTGCTAGACAGAGCAGGCGGAAAGAATGAGAACTTAGCGGCGGGACAAGGGCGATCGCTCGTTCTGATTCCCAAGGCCGAACACATCACAATTCTGTTTCGTTCTGCAAGTCATCAAGCTGCTTTACGCTGGTTGGATGCCACCTTTGGTCGTCAAAGTTCTAGTCCTTATATAGATCGGCGGATGGCTTGGTATGGGTTGCATCTCCTCGGCTGGTTACTGGCGATCGGAGCCGTCTTGCCAGGGTTGAGCCAAGTGTCGAACCAAGCCACTAAAATCGAGGTGCGATCGCCCATTCGTCGCTGGGGTAGCTTACTCGTTTCGACTTTAGCAGCGAGTGGGGTTTTACCGCTGTTGAGTCACGAAGCGAACTTAGCAGCACTGGGCGGTGTGCAAGTAGGTGGAGCAGTAGCGCTGTGGTTTGGCATTGCAGGAATCTTCTGGCTAGGACTGTTAACTCAATTTCCGCGACCGACACTTCTGGCTCTGCTGCTGGGCATTTCTCTATTTGCTCTCTTGTGGATCGGCTTTGGTCTCATGGCCCAGTTCGTGTGGCTTCAATGGTGGCTCATTCCTACCCGCTTGGCTCTTTGGCCTTGGCTGGCTCTCGGATTTTTACCGTGGTTCTTAGCCTCTGGTATCGCTCAGCAAAACATTCCCGGTGGCTCCCGCGTTCTGTGGTGGTTGGGTCAAAGCATTGCCCTGGTAATAGGGATTTATCTGCTGCTGCAATTTTCTCCCCAACTTGGTTTTCTCTATCTCCTGCTGCCCCTATTTCCAATTTTCATGGCTCTCTTTGCTTATGTGGCAGCCCTCCTCAACAATACTTGGAGTTATGCCTTAGGCTGTGCGCTGTTCTTTGGCTGGGCGATCGCGGCTGCTTTCCCCCTAGCGTAG
- a CDS encoding GlsB/YeaQ/YmgE family stress response membrane protein: protein MNILAWIVLGLIAGAIAKAIYPGRQGGGILGTMLLGIIGAFVGGSLFSFLTTGSLALTSTGLSLGGILVAVLGAIVALFIYYAVSGRRGVY from the coding sequence ATGAATATTTTGGCTTGGATCGTATTAGGTTTAATCGCGGGTGCTATTGCTAAAGCTATCTATCCTGGTCGTCAAGGTGGTGGCATTCTGGGCACCATGCTGTTGGGGATTATTGGTGCATTCGTGGGTGGTAGCCTCTTTAGCTTCTTGACCACCGGATCGCTGGCCTTAACTTCCACTGGCTTAAGTTTGGGCGGTATTTTGGTCGCTGTTTTAGGCGCAATTGTAGCTCTATTCATCTACTACGCTGTTTCTGGCCGTCGTGGTGTTTACTAA